One part of the Thermodesulfovibrio sp. 3462-1 genome encodes these proteins:
- a CDS encoding type 1 glutamine amidotransferase, which produces MKVVGITCSIDEKKIYLNRDYIQSIIRVGLTPLIISPDMTEKIIDSIDKISGLLISGGEDINPEFYGEKNTACKSLVPDERVMAEMKLLEIFIQKEKPVLGICYGMQLMNVFLGGTLWQNIETDINHTEGDHEIQVIDDFLLKKGIYRVNSSHHQAVKTPGKGLEIFCMAKDKVIEGVYLKGHPFFIGVQWHPERDCSEASWKIWQSFSKKIK; this is translated from the coding sequence ATGAAAGTTGTTGGAATCACATGTAGTATTGATGAAAAAAAGATTTATTTAAACAGGGATTATATCCAGAGCATTATCAGAGTCGGTCTTACTCCTTTAATAATTTCACCGGATATGACAGAAAAAATAATTGATAGTATTGATAAAATTTCAGGACTACTGATCTCAGGAGGTGAAGACATAAATCCAGAATTTTATGGAGAAAAAAATACTGCCTGTAAAAGTCTTGTTCCTGATGAGAGGGTTATGGCAGAGATGAAGCTTCTTGAGATATTTATTCAAAAAGAAAAACCTGTTCTTGGAATATGCTATGGAATGCAGCTTATGAATGTTTTTTTAGGAGGAACTCTCTGGCAGAACATTGAAACTGATATAAATCACACAGAAGGCGATCATGAAATTCAGGTCATTGATGATTTTTTATTGAAAAAAGGCATTTATAGAGTAAACAGTTCCCATCATCAGGCAGTTAAAACTCCTGGTAAAGGTCTTGAGATATTTTGCATGGCAAAAGATAAAGTTATTGAAGGAGTTTATCTTAAAGGGCATCCTTTTTTTATAGGAGTTCAGTGGCATCCAGAAAGAGATTGCTCTGAAGCCTCATGGAAGATTTGGCAAAGTTTTTCAAAAAAGATAAAATAA
- a CDS encoding AI-2E family transporter, with protein MSPSKKYRLSLERSFYIWILLFFIGILGYLNFQILKSFFASLGWATVIALVFHPIFDFVKKFLKYKGLSAFVTILLIILLFLLPFVFISYQIILEAGELIKKVNLPELVNNITTNPVLVKILEKLSFITAGDVSSTENLIKNEIGNLMKESALRIAHGFGDVVNLFINLILTFFIAFFFLKDGESFVKKIGEFLPFAETDKVSIRKQIKNIIYTTFYGGILIAILQGTILGITFYLLNIPSATLWGFATAIASFIPVLGAFAVWGPASVYLLVKGYILKGLILAVVGALVISSIDNVLKPVIIKGRVKLPLIFIFLSVLGGIKVFGLIGFIIGPLVFSLFVSFLEILKNFIGGAENV; from the coding sequence ATGAGTCCTTCAAAAAAATACAGACTCTCTCTTGAAAGAAGCTTTTATATCTGGATTTTATTGTTTTTTATCGGTATTCTGGGGTATCTTAACTTTCAGATACTTAAGTCTTTTTTCGCCTCCCTTGGCTGGGCTACAGTTATTGCTCTTGTATTTCACCCTATTTTTGATTTTGTAAAAAAGTTTTTAAAATATAAAGGATTGTCAGCATTTGTAACAATTCTGCTCATAATACTTCTCTTTCTTCTCCCTTTTGTTTTTATATCATATCAAATAATACTTGAAGCAGGAGAGCTTATAAAAAAAGTAAATCTTCCAGAACTTGTAAATAATATAACAACAAATCCTGTACTGGTAAAAATACTTGAAAAGCTAAGCTTTATTACTGCAGGAGATGTTTCATCTACAGAAAATTTAATTAAAAATGAAATCGGAAATTTAATGAAAGAAAGCGCCTTAAGAATTGCACATGGATTTGGTGATGTAGTGAATCTGTTTATCAATCTTATCTTAACTTTTTTTATTGCTTTTTTCTTTTTAAAGGACGGAGAGAGCTTTGTAAAAAAAATTGGCGAGTTTTTACCCTTTGCTGAGACAGATAAAGTATCCATAAGAAAGCAGATAAAAAACATAATTTATACCACATTTTATGGAGGCATTCTTATAGCAATACTTCAGGGCACAATTCTTGGAATAACCTTTTATCTTCTTAATATTCCTTCAGCAACTTTGTGGGGATTTGCAACTGCTATAGCATCTTTTATCCCTGTCTTAGGAGCTTTTGCTGTATGGGGTCCTGCCTCTGTTTATTTGCTGGTTAAAGGTTATATTTTAAAAGGATTAATTCTTGCAGTTGTTGGAGCACTGGTAATAAGCTCAATTGATAATGTTTTGAAACCTGTAATAATAAAAGGTAGAGTAAAATTACCACTTATTTTTATATTCCTGTCTGTTCTTGGTGGTATCAAGGTTTTTGGACTTATTGGATTTATAATTGGTCCGCTTGTTTTTAGCCTTTTTGTTTCCTTCCTGGAGATTTTAAAGAACTTTATAGGAGGTGCTGAAAATGTTTGA
- a CDS encoding Vms1/Ankzf1 family peptidyl-tRNA hydrolase produces MFERKDLERLEKFKFEDAFVVSLFLNVSPQERKKQAYLSKFKNLVKALPEKTLSSVKEDIEKIESFLQSERESFKKSLVIYSCIKKELWIRYDLNVELKEDLIVDKTPYTSPLFDLIDNYQKYGVILVDKRTARVFLVFLGDIEEYGMIEHEDVPGKHKKGGWFALAEKRYERHIDYHVKMHLKDVVDKFGDFLKDKEIRRLIVAGPDEAISHLMDMIPDEVKLKIVGRANIEKHASKEEVLEKVLPIIEEYEKSKEKETVSELITRALKNDNSVTGIDDTLKYLREKRVMKLVIARDYEVEGYICENCGFATTQPVECCMECGNCVMKADNLLEKATEMAIEQSALVEVVKDEKDRQRLIEYGGIGAFLRF; encoded by the coding sequence ATGTTTGAGAGAAAGGATTTAGAAAGACTTGAAAAGTTCAAATTTGAAGATGCTTTCGTCGTAAGTCTTTTTCTTAATGTTTCTCCACAGGAGAGAAAAAAACAGGCTTATCTGTCAAAATTTAAAAATCTTGTAAAAGCTTTACCAGAAAAAACTCTGAGCTCTGTCAAAGAAGATATAGAAAAGATAGAGAGTTTTCTTCAGAGCGAAAGAGAATCTTTTAAAAAATCTCTTGTTATTTATAGCTGTATTAAAAAAGAGCTTTGGATAAGGTATGATTTAAATGTGGAACTTAAAGAGGATTTAATAGTTGATAAAACTCCTTATACAAGCCCGCTTTTTGATTTAATTGATAATTATCAGAAATATGGCGTTATTCTTGTTGACAAACGCACAGCAAGAGTTTTTTTAGTTTTCCTCGGAGATATTGAAGAATATGGAATGATTGAGCATGAAGATGTACCGGGCAAACATAAGAAAGGCGGATGGTTTGCTCTGGCAGAGAAGAGATATGAGAGACACATTGATTATCATGTAAAAATGCATCTTAAGGATGTTGTGGATAAGTTCGGAGATTTTCTTAAAGACAAAGAGATTAGAAGACTTATTGTTGCAGGTCCGGACGAAGCAATTTCCCATTTGATGGATATGATTCCTGATGAAGTGAAACTAAAAATAGTAGGAAGAGCAAACATTGAAAAACATGCTTCAAAGGAAGAAGTTCTGGAAAAAGTTCTTCCAATAATTGAAGAATATGAAAAATCTAAGGAAAAAGAAACAGTTTCCGAACTTATTACAAGGGCATTGAAAAATGACAACTCTGTCACTGGAATTGATGATACTCTGAAATATTTAAGAGAAAAAAGAGTAATGAAACTTGTCATAGCCAGAGATTATGAAGTAGAGGGTTACATCTGTGAAAACTGCGGTTTTGCAACAACTCAGCCTGTTGAATGCTGTATGGAATGTGGTAACTGCGTAATGAAAGCTGATAACTTACTGGAAAAGGCTACAGAAATGGCAATTGAGCAATCTGCCCTCGTTGAGGTTGTAAAGGATGAAAAGGACAGACAGAGACTTATTGAATATGGTGGTATTGGTGCCTTCTTAAGATTTTAA
- the uvrA gene encoding excinuclease ABC subunit UvrA: MSKVEDYLIIKGARQNNLKNIELLIPHNKLTVITGISGSGKSSLAFDTIYAEAQWRFIECMSSYARVFIEKLPRPDVDLIDNLRPSIALEQRNPVKGSRATVGTHTEIYDYLRIIFSKIAIPICPECKREIKAWSPSKIVQELLQNYSGKRAFIMFESEESTEKLIKLGFSRVFIYENTHAVVKELSEFHEKLKMIIVDRLRISDVSRLNDSVEIAFKMGNVKVYIVEDNILLNFPSEAICPQCGIKAPEASPLLFSFNHPQGACAECKGFGYILKYDESFIIPDKELSLAEGAIEIWERPSLKWWKQQLIRGAKLSGINVNIPYRALPEAHKNLIFTGNQYFYGVNDFLEELERKRYKVHIRVFLSRIRKPSLCPVCKGKRLKEEALMFKINGLDIGDLNFMSVTELKKWIQLLKLSPEQAMVAEEPLKQISEKLDFLERVGLKYLTLDRQIKTLSGGEYQRLNISNQLSNKLTATLYILDEPTVGLHPRDTDRIIKVMKELTDYGNTVIVVEHDRDVIKQADWIIELGPGGGSSGGKVIYSGKMKNFLKMNTPTANYLKENDAYLISQFSRFYKEFITLKNARGHNLKGITVHFPLNALTVVTGVSGSGKSSLVVDTFYKAVANQLGLDNEEPLSFDGIEGIKNIKTIKLIDQSPIGKTPKSMPVTYLGLYSKIRDIFASQREARARGLSSGAFSVNSSEGQCPTCKGEGFIRVQMYFFEDLFLPCEDCEGKRFKKEVLEIKYKDKNIHEVLSMSFDEAYEFFCDEFALREKINIVRELGLGYLRLGQPATTLSGGEAQRIKICEEIINSITSRKSNLKGFIYILDEPTVGLHYEDIKKFLHIVKRLIDKSATVIIIEHNLQVIADAHWIIDLGPEGGDEGGYLLYEGNLHDFLKVKNSYTAKYLREHLKS, from the coding sequence ATGAGCAAAGTAGAGGATTATCTCATAATTAAAGGAGCAAGGCAGAATAACCTAAAAAACATAGAGTTACTCATTCCTCACAATAAATTAACTGTAATTACGGGGATTTCAGGCTCTGGCAAATCATCTCTTGCCTTTGACACAATATATGCTGAGGCTCAGTGGCGATTTATTGAATGCATGTCAAGTTATGCAAGAGTATTTATTGAAAAACTTCCAAGACCGGATGTTGACTTAATTGACAATTTAAGACCCTCTATAGCTCTTGAGCAGAGGAATCCTGTTAAAGGTTCAAGAGCAACTGTTGGAACTCATACTGAAATTTATGATTATCTGAGAATAATTTTTTCCAAAATAGCAATTCCCATATGTCCAGAATGTAAAAGAGAGATAAAAGCATGGAGCCCTTCAAAGATCGTTCAGGAACTCTTACAAAATTACTCTGGCAAAAGAGCATTTATAATGTTTGAAAGCGAAGAATCTACTGAAAAACTTATTAAACTTGGTTTTTCAAGAGTTTTCATATATGAAAATACTCATGCTGTGGTAAAAGAGCTTTCAGAATTTCATGAAAAATTGAAAATGATAATTGTTGACAGGCTACGCATTTCAGATGTTTCAAGACTTAATGATTCAGTGGAAATAGCTTTCAAGATGGGAAATGTTAAAGTTTACATTGTTGAAGACAATATATTGCTCAATTTCCCTTCTGAGGCAATATGCCCTCAATGCGGTATAAAAGCTCCAGAAGCCTCTCCACTTCTTTTTTCCTTTAATCATCCACAGGGTGCCTGTGCTGAATGCAAAGGATTTGGTTACATACTCAAATATGATGAAAGTTTTATTATTCCAGATAAAGAGCTTTCCCTTGCTGAAGGCGCTATTGAAATATGGGAAAGACCATCACTCAAATGGTGGAAACAGCAGCTTATCAGGGGAGCAAAGCTTTCAGGAATCAATGTAAATATTCCTTACAGAGCTCTACCAGAGGCGCACAAAAATCTTATTTTTACAGGGAATCAGTATTTTTACGGAGTGAATGATTTTCTTGAAGAACTTGAAAGAAAAAGATACAAGGTTCATATAAGAGTTTTTCTTTCAAGAATTAGAAAGCCTTCTCTGTGTCCAGTATGTAAAGGAAAGCGATTAAAGGAAGAAGCATTGATGTTTAAAATAAATGGACTTGACATAGGTGATTTAAACTTTATGTCAGTAACTGAGCTTAAAAAATGGATTCAATTACTTAAACTTTCTCCGGAACAAGCCATGGTCGCAGAAGAACCTTTAAAACAGATTTCTGAAAAGCTTGATTTTCTTGAAAGAGTAGGGCTGAAATATTTAACTCTTGACAGGCAGATTAAAACTCTTTCTGGGGGAGAGTACCAGAGACTTAATATATCAAATCAGCTTTCAAATAAGCTTACCGCAACTCTTTATATTCTTGATGAACCAACTGTGGGACTTCATCCAAGAGACACTGATAGAATTATTAAAGTTATGAAAGAGCTTACAGATTATGGAAATACAGTAATAGTTGTGGAACATGACAGAGATGTAATAAAACAGGCAGACTGGATAATAGAACTCGGTCCTGGAGGTGGTAGTTCTGGTGGCAAAGTAATTTACTCTGGAAAAATGAAGAATTTTTTAAAAATGAATACACCTACTGCCAATTATCTTAAAGAAAATGATGCGTATTTAATTAGCCAATTTTCCAGGTTTTACAAAGAATTTATCACTTTAAAAAATGCCAGGGGACATAATCTCAAAGGCATCACAGTTCATTTTCCACTGAACGCTCTTACAGTGGTAACAGGAGTTTCAGGCTCAGGGAAAAGCTCTCTTGTTGTTGATACCTTTTATAAAGCAGTGGCAAACCAGCTCGGTTTGGACAATGAAGAGCCCCTTTCATTTGATGGCATTGAAGGAATAAAAAATATTAAAACAATAAAACTCATTGATCAATCTCCCATTGGAAAAACACCAAAGTCTATGCCAGTTACATATCTCGGGCTTTATAGCAAAATTCGTGACATATTTGCCTCTCAAAGAGAGGCAAGAGCAAGAGGACTGTCCTCTGGTGCTTTTTCTGTAAACAGTTCAGAAGGTCAGTGCCCAACCTGTAAAGGTGAAGGATTTATAAGAGTTCAGATGTATTTTTTTGAAGATTTATTTTTACCATGCGAGGACTGTGAAGGAAAAAGATTCAAAAAAGAAGTGCTGGAAATAAAATACAAAGACAAAAACATCCATGAAGTTTTATCAATGAGCTTTGATGAAGCCTATGAATTTTTTTGTGATGAGTTTGCATTAAGAGAAAAAATAAATATTGTGAGAGAACTCGGTCTTGGTTATCTGAGATTAGGACAGCCTGCTACAACTCTTTCAGGTGGTGAGGCACAGAGAATTAAAATCTGTGAAGAAATTATTAATTCAATCACATCAAGAAAATCCAATCTTAAAGGTTTTATTTACATTCTTGATGAACCAACTGTTGGACTTCATTATGAAGATATAAAGAAATTTCTCCATATTGTGAAAAGACTCATTGATAAATCAGCGACAGTAATTATAATTGAACACAATCTTCAGGTAATAGCAGATGCTCACTGGATAATTGATCTTGGACCTGAAGGCGGAGATGAAGGAGGCTACCTTCTTTACGAAGGTAACCTCCATGATTTCCTTAAAGTTAAAAATTCCTACACTGCAAAATATCTAAGAGAACACTTAAAATCTTAA
- a CDS encoding DUF2148 domain-containing protein: protein MKLNPEKEVIETVAKIMLISARTAPKAKGEDEIVTAIVTQEEKEAIARQMEVIGEQATHKFFKRDAQNVRDAEGLILVGLNFKKPAGVNCGACGYDCNSIIKQKTYEVEYSGPVCTIRVIDLGIAIGSLVSVAKELGVDNRVMYSVGVAAKKLGFMDSQIILGIPLSIKGKNIFFDRKPV, encoded by the coding sequence ATGAAGCTTAATCCAGAAAAAGAAGTAATTGAAACTGTAGCAAAAATAATGCTTATCTCAGCAAGAACAGCACCAAAAGCAAAGGGAGAAGATGAAATCGTTACAGCAATTGTTACTCAGGAAGAAAAAGAAGCAATTGCCAGACAGATGGAAGTAATTGGTGAGCAGGCTACCCATAAATTTTTCAAAAGAGATGCTCAAAATGTGAGAGATGCTGAAGGATTAATTCTTGTTGGGCTAAACTTTAAAAAACCTGCTGGAGTAAACTGCGGGGCTTGTGGTTATGACTGCAACTCAATCATTAAACAAAAGACATATGAGGTTGAATATTCAGGACCTGTATGCACAATCAGGGTAATTGATCTTGGTATTGCAATTGGCTCACTTGTTTCAGTTGCTAAAGAATTGGGAGTTGACAACAGGGTAATGTATTCTGTAGGTGTTGCCGCAAAAAAACTTGGATTTATGGATTCACAGATTATACTCGGTATTCCATTAAGTATAAAAGGGAAAAATATTTTCTTTGATAGAAAGCCTGTATAA
- a CDS encoding tetratricopeptide repeat protein, whose translation MRYVLFLIFIFFLFIPLPANGEVYFNFMAGYYASINGDLNKAIDFYKEALKEDPSSKLLKILLADSYLNIDELETAKSYINEVLKEDPENTKALQVLASIYVKEKKINEAIGVYEKILSQSPNRIEMLSKIGNLYLISQKYDKAIETFKKILKEDPDNIMALHFLGVIYIEKKDFQSARESFKAILQLNPDYEPAYTNLGAVEEISGNFKEAEKYFKKALELNPENLFARERLINLYLSRKSYGEAIKELETLKEQKSEAEQIHEKLVILYLQTKQYDKAQEELEYLLQKHPDDLNLMYYLSLVYIETGKLTEAEKILKRIISINPKQINAFLNLATVYLKQKNLKEALNIYDEILQFADNVPEIYIYATETAMDLKDYQKAKQYIEKALNKFPDNADINFTAGVVFDKLGRFEETEKLMKKVISLNPEHAEALNYLGYSYADRGINLKESLSMIEKAVKLKPNNGYYLDSLGWVYFKLGDNKNALKYLIEAIKYVKDDPVILEHLGDVYKELGNFKEALQSWQEALKHNEKEEGLKERVEKKIKEIQPLIK comes from the coding sequence ATGCGATATGTTTTATTTCTGATTTTTATTTTTTTTCTTTTTATTCCCCTACCAGCAAATGGAGAAGTTTATTTCAATTTCATGGCTGGATATTATGCCAGCATAAACGGAGATTTAAATAAAGCAATTGACTTTTACAAAGAAGCATTAAAAGAAGACCCATCATCAAAACTTCTCAAGATACTTTTAGCTGATTCATATTTAAATATTGACGAACTGGAAACAGCAAAGAGCTACATCAATGAAGTATTAAAGGAAGACCCTGAAAACACAAAGGCTTTACAGGTTCTTGCCTCCATTTATGTAAAGGAAAAGAAAATTAATGAAGCTATTGGAGTGTATGAAAAGATTCTAAGTCAATCACCAAACAGAATTGAAATGCTTTCAAAAATCGGTAATTTATATCTTATCTCCCAGAAGTATGATAAGGCAATTGAAACCTTTAAGAAAATACTGAAAGAAGACCCTGACAATATAATGGCTTTACACTTTCTTGGAGTAATTTACATTGAAAAAAAGGATTTTCAATCAGCTCGGGAGAGTTTTAAAGCAATTCTTCAACTTAATCCTGATTATGAGCCTGCATATACAAATTTAGGAGCAGTTGAGGAGATTTCCGGAAACTTTAAAGAAGCTGAGAAATATTTCAAAAAAGCATTGGAACTTAATCCTGAAAATCTTTTTGCAAGAGAACGCTTGATAAATCTATATCTTTCCCGTAAATCATACGGAGAAGCAATAAAAGAACTTGAAACCCTGAAAGAACAAAAATCAGAGGCAGAGCAGATCCATGAAAAACTTGTTATTCTTTATTTACAGACAAAACAGTATGATAAAGCTCAGGAAGAACTTGAGTATCTCCTACAAAAACATCCAGATGATCTGAATCTTATGTACTATCTTTCCTTAGTTTACATTGAAACAGGAAAACTAACAGAGGCTGAAAAGATACTGAAAAGAATTATCTCAATCAATCCAAAGCAGATAAATGCCTTTTTAAATCTTGCCACAGTTTATTTAAAACAGAAAAATCTTAAAGAAGCTTTAAATATTTATGATGAGATTCTTCAGTTTGCAGATAATGTGCCTGAAATTTATATCTATGCCACAGAAACTGCTATGGATTTAAAGGATTATCAAAAAGCAAAGCAATATATTGAAAAAGCGCTCAATAAATTTCCTGATAATGCTGATATTAACTTTACTGCAGGGGTTGTTTTTGACAAACTTGGCAGATTTGAGGAAACAGAAAAGTTAATGAAAAAAGTTATTTCTCTTAATCCAGAGCATGCCGAAGCTCTTAATTATCTTGGCTACAGCTATGCTGACAGAGGCATTAATCTAAAAGAGTCTCTATCAATGATAGAAAAAGCAGTAAAACTGAAACCCAACAATGGATATTATCTTGACAGTCTTGGATGGGTTTACTTCAAACTTGGAGACAATAAAAATGCTTTAAAGTATCTTATTGAAGCAATAAAATATGTAAAAGATGACCCTGTAATTCTTGAACATCTTGGAGATGTTTATAAAGAACTCGGAAATTTTAAAGAAGCTCTTCAGAGCTGGCAGGAAGCATTAAAACATAATGAAAAAGAAGAAGGTTTAAAAGAAAGAGTAGAAAAAAAGATAAAAGAAATTCAACCTTTAATCAAATAA
- the ispE gene encoding 4-(cytidine 5'-diphospho)-2-C-methyl-D-erythritol kinase: MRIFKAFAKINWSLSVLRKRQDGYHDIITLMHAIDLHDTLIFKSSETIEIETNLPVKKENNLVYKAIQALQEYTKIKKGVHVILKKEIPCGAGLGGGSSDAAVTLKALNELWQLNLDIKKLHELGSSIGSDIPFFLYLPLCIVQGRGDIVKPLKIQKSYTLLLVKPDFSISTKWAYESLNFKTQLTTEYEKINNNIWQLYNLLCSGDVNSFDLWNDLEKPVLEKYPEIDKIKKKLIEAGAKKALMSGSGSTVFGLFNNEADAKKALKNFEGYWCKVVQTLC, encoded by the coding sequence ATGCGCATCTTTAAGGCATTTGCTAAAATAAACTGGTCGCTTTCAGTTTTAAGAAAAAGACAAGATGGTTACCATGACATTATCACATTAATGCATGCCATAGATCTGCATGATACCCTGATTTTTAAATCTTCGGAAACAATAGAAATTGAAACAAACCTGCCAGTAAAAAAGGAAAATAATCTGGTATACAAGGCAATTCAGGCATTACAGGAATACACTAAAATAAAAAAAGGTGTCCATGTTATCCTAAAAAAGGAAATCCCCTGTGGTGCAGGTCTTGGTGGAGGCAGTTCTGATGCAGCTGTTACTCTTAAAGCTTTAAATGAACTGTGGCAGCTCAATCTTGACATAAAAAAACTCCATGAGTTAGGAAGCTCAATTGGCAGTGATATACCTTTTTTCCTTTATCTTCCACTATGTATTGTGCAGGGAAGGGGTGATATAGTTAAACCTTTAAAAATTCAGAAATCTTATACGCTTTTGCTGGTTAAACCTGATTTCAGCATTTCTACAAAGTGGGCTTATGAATCTTTAAATTTTAAAACTCAATTGACAACAGAATATGAAAAAATAAATAATAATATTTGGCAGTTGTATAATCTACTCTGTAGTGGTGATGTTAATAGTTTTGACTTGTGGAATGATCTTGAAAAGCCTGTTTTGGAAAAGTATCCTGAGATAGATAAAATTAAAAAAAAATTGATTGAAGCTGGCGCTAAAAAAGCTCTGATGAGTGGAAGTGGCTCAACAGTGTTTGGATTGTTTAACAATGAAGCGGATGCTAAAAAAGCATTGAAAAATTTTGAAGGATACTGGTGTAAAGTGGTTCAAACCCTTTGTTGA
- a CDS encoding ribose-phosphate pyrophosphokinase, producing MPDGIKLITGNANPELAKKVSDYLQIPLTETIVSTFSDGEIMVQIKENVRGSDAFVIQPTCTPVNHNIMELLLMIDALKRASAGRITAVIPYYGYARQDRKAQPRVPISAKLVANLIAVAGASRVLSIDLHAGQIQGFFDIPVDHLLAAPVILDYLKKNNLLNNIIVVSPDAGGTERARAFAKKINAPLAIIDKRRDAPNISKVMHVIGEVKDKDALIIDDMIDTGGTLVQAAEALKEKGAKRVFAACTHAVLSGPAIDRLNNSVLEEIIVTDTIPVHDKQDKCPKIKVLTVAHLLGEAIKRIHEETSISSLFV from the coding sequence ATGCCTGATGGTATCAAGTTAATAACTGGAAATGCAAATCCTGAACTTGCTAAAAAGGTTAGTGATTATTTGCAAATTCCTTTAACTGAAACCATTGTTAGCACTTTCAGTGATGGTGAAATAATGGTTCAAATCAAGGAAAATGTGAGAGGTTCTGATGCCTTTGTTATTCAGCCTACCTGCACACCTGTAAATCACAACATCATGGAGCTACTTTTAATGATTGATGCATTAAAAAGAGCTTCTGCTGGAAGAATTACAGCAGTTATTCCCTATTATGGCTACGCAAGACAGGACAGAAAAGCTCAGCCAAGAGTTCCCATATCAGCAAAACTTGTTGCAAACCTTATTGCAGTTGCTGGAGCAAGCAGAGTTTTATCCATTGATTTACATGCTGGTCAGATTCAGGGATTTTTTGATATTCCTGTTGATCATCTCTTAGCTGCGCCTGTAATCCTTGATTATTTAAAAAAGAACAACCTTTTAAACAATATCATTGTTGTCTCACCTGATGCAGGTGGAACAGAAAGAGCAAGAGCCTTTGCTAAAAAAATTAACGCACCTCTGGCAATAATAGACAAAAGGCGTGATGCTCCAAATATTTCAAAGGTAATGCATGTAATAGGAGAAGTAAAAGATAAAGATGCCTTAATAATTGATGATATGATTGATACAGGTGGAACACTGGTTCAGGCTGCAGAAGCATTAAAAGAAAAAGGTGCAAAAAGAGTTTTTGCTGCATGCACTCATGCAGTGCTTTCAGGTCCTGCAATAGACAGACTTAATAATTCAGTGCTTGAAGAGATTATAGTTACAGACACTATTCCGGTTCATGACAAACAAGATAAGTGTCCAAAAATAAAAGTTCTCACTGTTGCTCATCTTTTAGGTGAAGCGATAAAAAGAATACATGAAGAAACTTCTATAAGTTCATTATTTGTGTAA
- a CDS encoding 50S ribosomal protein L25, giving the protein MERFVLNAEKRERTGKAVARQLRNKGIIPCIVYKKGYSVPVQIRAKELLPFMNIATREKLFVTLKLNGEEKQAILQDYQVDPVSGKLLHVDFMEVSATEKIRVTVPVVLVGEPIGVKQDKGVLQHGISEIEIEAIPEKIPGHIEVDVSNLKVWDAIHVRDIKFEEGIKVISDPDEVIATITLEEEEVEAAAPVEETPEPEVIKKGKKAEEEEEK; this is encoded by the coding sequence ATGGAAAGATTTGTTTTAAATGCAGAAAAAAGAGAAAGGACAGGAAAGGCAGTAGCAAGGCAGTTAAGGAATAAAGGTATAATTCCCTGTATTGTTTATAAAAAAGGGTATTCTGTTCCTGTCCAGATAAGGGCAAAAGAACTTCTTCCATTTATGAACATTGCTACAAGAGAAAAATTATTCGTTACTCTTAAACTGAATGGAGAAGAAAAACAGGCAATACTTCAGGACTATCAGGTTGATCCAGTTAGCGGAAAACTTTTACATGTTGATTTTATGGAGGTAAGTGCCACTGAAAAAATCAGGGTTACTGTTCCTGTTGTTCTTGTTGGTGAACCAATAGGAGTTAAACAAGACAAAGGTGTGCTACAGCACGGAATTTCAGAAATTGAAATTGAAGCAATTCCTGAAAAGATACCAGGTCATATTGAAGTTGATGTCTCTAACTTAAAAGTCTGGGATGCAATACATGTGAGAGATATCAAATTTGAAGAGGGAATAAAAGTTATTTCAGATCCAGATGAAGTTATTGCTACAATTACATTAGAAGAGGAAGAAGTAGAAGCAGCTGCGCCTGTAGAAGAAACACCTGAACCTGAAGTTATAAAGAAGGGCAAGAAAGCTGAAGAAGAGGAAGAAAAATAA